The DNA segment GGTGGTAAAGGCTCCGGCCGTGATCATTTCATGGAATAGGATACCCTCGCCGCCGATGATGGAAATCAAACCGATGACGCCGAATGCACCTGTGTGGCTATCTTTGATGACTACCCAGAATCGGATTGGATCGGTATGAGTGGTCACGGCATCGCAGACATCGCCCAGCCCATCGAAGTGCAGCCCGCGGGTCAGGGTGATATTGAGCATGACCATGAGCCATGCCTGAACCCATGGGGAGCCGGAAAAAAGACCGAGCCAGAAGGGGAGTACGACAATGAAACCGAGTACCAGGCCGACCGCAGGCATGAAACGCATGCAACGGTTCATTGTTTCTTCAGGGATGATGCGGGCCGGGGCAAGGCGGGTGAGAAAGCCGAGCGTGTCGAAAAAATTGCGAATGAACTGCATTTACTTCTCCCAGGTCAGAGTGACTTTATCGCCGATGGAGAGGCCGAATTCCTTTGCTGCGGATCGCTGATTGACCGCTATTTCCAGGAACCCCTGGCTGCCTTCAAGGAGTCCGGGGGCACCTTTGGGCATGTCGGCGTATGTGGTAACGTAGGCGAGGGGACCGATGGATGGCGAGGTCATGTTCAACTCCACCGGCGTTCCAAGGCTTCCTGCCTCCAGGTTGAGCACGCAGTTGCCGAAGCGGTCGGTATGCAGGACATGGGCTATGGCCCT comes from the Pseudodesulfovibrio piezophilus C1TLV30 genome and includes:
- a CDS encoding adenosylcobinamide-GDP ribazoletransferase encodes the protein MQFIRNFFDTLGFLTRLAPARIIPEETMNRCMRFMPAVGLVLGFIVVLPFWLGLFSGSPWVQAWLMVMLNITLTRGLHFDGLGDVCDAVTTHTDPIRFWVVIKDSHTGAFGVIGLISIIGGEGILFHEMITAGAFTTIIWTFMLGRAACVGLGYMVRHLTRPGLGKLYIDGATLPVALVAGALTTFLGFFLAGFGTTIVGIFFASCALYFLHRLAEHVGGANGDFLGCAVLLGEVAAGLGFALLV